Sequence from the Chloroflexota bacterium genome:
TGTCCTCGATTAAAGCTGATCTTAACTCGTGGTGCCTCTGCCCGCATCTGTTTTAGAATATCCTCTGCCTCTTCGTCCCGCAGAGGAATCGGCTTGTTACCAGACCCCACAAACCCGATTATGCCAGGCGTATTGCGCACGACATACCAGGAGCTCTCGGTCATTATCATCTTAACGAGCACGTAGCCAGGGAACACCTTGCGTTGTACGGTACGCCGTTGCCCGTTCCGAATCTCGATCTCGTCCTCCATAGGGATGACCACTTGAAAGACCTTATCGGCCATATCCATAGAAGCGATGCGGTGCTCAAGATTCGTCTTCACCTTATTCTCGTAACCTGAGTAGGTGTGGATGACATACCACCGTGCTGATTCCCCTTCCGCCTGACGTTCTTGTGCCTCTTCCCTCAACTGCTGTTCCATAAATCTCTGGATTATTAGTCCATTCCTCCTTAAGATCCAGTGAACAATAATTCGAATATCTTCTTAAGAACGTAATCAACACCGCCCAAGAAGAGGCCAACAGCGATGGAGATGGCGATCACGATGATCGTCAAGTTGGTAGCCTCATCACGCGTCGGCCAGGCGATCTTCCGAAGCTCTGCTCTTGTCTCCCGGATAACTCTCTTGAAACGATTTTCCACCGCTACGGTCGCCTTGGTCGGTTTCACCTTCGTTGCCAATGGCTGGTCCTCCTCTGGGGTGCCTTATCTCTCCGCTTTGTCCCCTCACCTTTCATACTCAGAAGGTTAACAGACGATAATTGTCTGG
This genomic interval carries:
- the secE gene encoding preprotein translocase subunit SecE gives rise to the protein MATKVKPTKATVAVENRFKRVIRETRAELRKIAWPTRDEATNLTIIVIAISIAVGLFLGGVDYVLKKIFELLFTGS
- the nusG gene encoding transcription termination/antitermination protein NusG, with protein sequence MEQQLREEAQERQAEGESARWYVIHTYSGYENKVKTNLEHRIASMDMADKVFQVVIPMEDEIEIRNGQRRTVQRKVFPGYVLVKMIMTESSWYVVRNTPGIIGFVGSGNKPIPLRDEEAEDILKQMRAEAPRVKISFNRGQRVHIIDGPFVDFVGVVDDVNQEKGKLRVLVSFFGRETPVELDLLQVERL